One Nocardia huaxiensis genomic window, AACGGTTTCCGGTCCCGAACCCCGACCGGCACCGGATCGGCGCGGTTCACCCGTCCTGGGGAATCACCACGATGACGACGTGTTCGGCGGTGATCTCCCGCACCTCGATGTGATAGCCGGACAGGGAGCCATCCTCGCCGCCCAGGCGGACTCGGTGGGTGCGATGCGTTCCGATCGAGTTGTGCATTTCGACGGTGACCTCGTCGTCGTTCAGGGCGACGAGCATGACCTTCTTGCCATCGACTGTCACGTACGGCCTTTCGACGTGCCGGTCGAAGGTCACCACGCATTCCGCGCTGTCGAACAGATCGCAGCCCTCCGATACCCGGCCGCCCGGGCCGTCGGCGCTGGAGCAGGCCGTCGCGCCGAGAAGGGCTGCGGCCACGCAGCATCCGAGTGCCAGCCGGCGGATCGTCAACCTCCCCATGACGACCAGGCTAAGCGGGCCCGCCGACAGGAACGACCTGGGAACGCGGGGTTTCGCGCGCGGCCGAATCGCGGGTTGCCGTCAGCGTTCCAGGACCGCCAGGCATTCGACGTGATGGGTGCCCGGGAAGGCATCGAAGACGCGCAGGCCCACCGGCTGGTAGCCGGCAGCCCGGTAGAGGCTGATGTCGCGGGCGAAAGCGGCCGGGTCGCAACCGATGTGGATGATGCGACGCGGCGAGCGGTCGGTCAGGGCGGCGACGACCTCCTTGCCGGCACCGGCACGCGGCGGGTCCAGGACCACGACATCCGGTGCGGTGGAGGGCTGTTCGACGATCCAGCGTTCCACGCGCTCGGCGCGGGAGTCGACCCACGGCAGGTCGCGCAGGTTGGCCTTGGCCTCGGTCACGGCGGTGCGGGCGAATTCGACCGCGTGCACCGCACCCGCCTTGCCCACCTGATCCGCGAGACGGGCCGCGAAAACGCCCACACCGCTGTAGAGATCCCAGGTCAGGGCCCCGGGGGCCGCGTCGGACCAGCCCGCGATCACATCCGAATAGCATTGCGCGGCACCGTAATGCGGCTGCCAGAAGCCGGTGGCGGACAGCTCCCAGCGGCGACCCGACACGTACTGGACCGCGCGGCCGGTGCCGTCGACGACGCGTTCGGCGCGGGCGCTGTGCGCGGCGGCGCGACGGGCCACGGTGCTGTTGCGGTCACCACCGCGCCGGGCGGCGCTGCCGCGCCGGTCCCGGCCGTGGCGTTTGTCACCGGAACCCGGTTCGGGCGGGGCGATTTCGACCAGATGCCGCATGCCGTCGCCGTCCACGGCCACCACCAGTTCCGCACCCGGCGTCCAGCGCTGATCGGCGAGCCCGTCCATCGCACCGGTCATCGGCTGCGGGCAGCGCAGATCCGGGATCACCTCGGTGCTGCGGTAGCGGTGCACGCCCGCACGGCCGTCGGCGTCGACGACCAGGCGCACACGGCTGCGCCAGCCGCCGGGCCACGCGTCGAGGGAAACCGCGTCCGCCGCACCGGATCCGAGGGCACGCGGCAGTCGCGCCGCGACACCGCCGATCCGGATCGGACTGCCGCCGACCGGCCCGGCCACACCACCGATTCGACCGGCCGCACCCGCGATTCGGCCCGGTCCGCCGTCGGCCACACCGGATTCACCGGCGGCCGAATCAGGATCCGCGGCACCGGCCAGCAGAATGCCCGAAAGACGGGTCGCCACACCGCCGATACGGCCGGGCGCGCCCACCGGCCCACGCACATCATTCGAATCCACGGCGTCGATACGCTCCGCAGCGGCGGCCGGGCGCGAATCACGATGAGCCACCACACCGTGCGGGAGGCCGAGGGGCGCGGGGATCGACTCCACCACGAAATCGGGTTCCCAGCCCGCGATGCGGCGCAGCTGGTCGGCCACCACCGTGGCCTTCAGCGCGCGCTGGGCTTCCGGTGTCGCATAGGAGAAATCGCAGCAGCCCGCGCCGCCGGGACCGGACACCGGGCAGGTGGCGGGGATGCGGTCGGCAGCGGGCTCGAGAATCTCGATGGCGTCGGCCCGACAGAACGAGCCGCCGCGATCCTCGGTGATCCGGGCGTGCACGAGTTCGCCGGGCAGGCCGTGACGCACGAACAGCACACGGCCGTCGTGGCGGGCCACGCAGAAGCCGCCGTGGCCGGGCGGGCCCAGGCGGACCTCGAAAACCTCGCCGTACCAGTCGTTTCGAGTGCTCAACTCTCGTCTCCGAAGCCGCGACGGACCGCACCGGGAACATTCACCAGGCGGGCCTGGCGGGCCTTGGCCGAGGAGCTCAGCTGCCAGGGCACGCTGGTCACCATGACGCCGGGCTCGAACAGCAGGCGGCCCTTCAAGCGCAGCGCGGACTGATTGTGCAGCAACTGTTCCCACCAGTGGCCGACCACATATTCGGGGATGAACACGGTGACCACGTCACGCGGGGAATCCTTGCGTAGTCGCTTCACGTAATCCACCACCGGCTTGGTGATTTCGCGATACGGGGATTCGATCACCTTGAGCGGCACCGTGATATCGCTGCGCTCCCATTCGCGCACCAGCCGGCGAGTATCGGGTTCGTCCACATTGACGGTGATGGCTTCCAGGGTGTCGGGCCGCGTCGCCCGCGCGTAGGCGATGGCCCGCTTGGTCGGCAGATGCAGTTTCGACACCAGCACGATGGAGTGGGTTCGGCTGGGCAGCACGCCATCCCACTCGGTTTCGTCCAGCTCACGCGAGACGGTGTCGTAGTGCCGGCGGATCAGGCGCATGAGCACGAAGATGGCCGCCATGGTGACGATGGCGATCCACGCGCCCGCCAGGAACTTGGTGACGAGCACGATCACCAGCACGGTCGCGGTCATGGTCAAGCCGATGGCGTTGATCACCCGCGAGCGCTTCATGCGCGCCCGCTGCGCCGGATCGGTCTCGGTGCGCAGCAGTCGCGTCCAATGCCGCAGCATGCCGGTCTGACTCAGCACGAACGAGACGAACACGCCCACGATGTAGAGCTGGATGAGCTTGGTCACCTCGGCCCCGAAGAACACCACGAACGCGATGGCCGCACCCGCCAGGAAGATGATGCCGTTGCTGAAGGCCAGCCGATCACCGCGAGTGTGCAACTGGCGCGGCAGGAATCGATCCTGCGCCAGAATCGAACCCAGCACCGGGAAGCCGTTGAAGGCGGTATTGGCGGCCAGCACGAGAATGAGCGCCGTCACGATGGTGATGAAGTAGAAACCCGCCGGGAATCCGTCGAACACCGCACCCGCCAGCTGCGCGACCAGGGTCTTCTGCTCGTAGCCCGCCGGCGCTCCGATCAGATCCGCCGTGTTGTGCGCATACACGATGCCGACCTTCTGCGCGAGCACGATCATGCTCATGAACAGCGTGATGGCGATGACACCCAACAGCAACAGAGTCGTGGCGGCATTGCGGGACTTGGGTTTCCGGAAGGCGGGCACACCATTGCTGATGGCCTCCACACCGGTCAGCGCCGCACAACCGGACGAGAACGCACGAGCGATGAGGAACACGAACGCGATCCCCATCAGATGGTCGTCCTCGGCCTTCAGTTCGAAGCCATAGGACTCCGCGTGGACCTGTTCACCGAGAATCCCGGTCCGGGTGAAGCCCCACAGCAGCATGGCGAACATGCCGATCATGAACGCGTAGGTGGGAATCGCGAACATGGTGCCGGATTCCCGCACGCCGCGCAGGTTCATAGCGGTGAGAATCACGATCGCGACA contains:
- a CDS encoding APC family permease, whose amino-acid sequence is MSKLTTAAKRMLVGRPFRSDSLGHTLLPKRIALPVFASDALSSVAYAPEEIFLVLSVAGLSAYTYAPWVGVAVALVMIVVVASYRQNVHAYPSGGGDYEVATKNLGPTAGLTVGSALLVDYVLTVAVSISSAASNIGSAVPFVATHKVLFAVVAIVILTAMNLRGVRESGTMFAIPTYAFMIGMFAMLLWGFTRTGILGEQVHAESYGFELKAEDDHLMGIAFVFLIARAFSSGCAALTGVEAISNGVPAFRKPKSRNAATTLLLLGVIAITLFMSMIVLAQKVGIVYAHNTADLIGAPAGYEQKTLVAQLAGAVFDGFPAGFYFITIVTALILVLAANTAFNGFPVLGSILAQDRFLPRQLHTRGDRLAFSNGIIFLAGAAIAFVVFFGAEVTKLIQLYIVGVFVSFVLSQTGMLRHWTRLLRTETDPAQRARMKRSRVINAIGLTMTATVLVIVLVTKFLAGAWIAIVTMAAIFVLMRLIRRHYDTVSRELDETEWDGVLPSRTHSIVLVSKLHLPTKRAIAYARATRPDTLEAITVNVDEPDTRRLVREWERSDITVPLKVIESPYREITKPVVDYVKRLRKDSPRDVVTVFIPEYVVGHWWEQLLHNQSALRLKGRLLFEPGVMVTSVPWQLSSSAKARQARLVNVPGAVRRGFGDES